A genomic segment from Roseofilum capinflatum BLCC-M114 encodes:
- the murI gene encoding glutamate racemase → MTINHWPIGVFDSGVGGLTVLSELYRQLPQESIIYFGDTARLPYGTRSPQEIIQFVREIITWMEHQQVKMVVMACNTSNALALEAMSGEFSVPILGLILPAARAAVSVGKRIGVIATPATAASQAYRQAMIEVDPTVQVWQVGCPEFVPLIEQNRINDPYTYEVARSYLQPLLQQNIDTLVYGCTHYPLLDSVIRQLLPKTVQIINPAVHVVQSTAQELDLLGLRHTCAPKPTYFCVSGSAQQFRSRSLGWLGHTPQVQQVDLSYLPMSNSLAS, encoded by the coding sequence ATGACCATCAACCATTGGCCAATTGGGGTTTTTGATAGCGGTGTGGGTGGACTGACGGTTCTGAGCGAACTGTATCGTCAGCTTCCCCAAGAATCGATTATTTATTTTGGCGATACGGCGCGTTTGCCCTATGGTACGCGATCGCCCCAAGAGATTATTCAATTTGTCCGGGAAATTATCACCTGGATGGAACACCAACAGGTGAAAATGGTGGTGATGGCTTGTAATACCAGTAATGCATTGGCCTTAGAAGCCATGAGTGGCGAATTCTCGGTTCCTATCCTCGGATTGATCTTACCAGCCGCAAGAGCGGCTGTTTCTGTCGGTAAACGGATTGGAGTGATTGCTACTCCTGCTACTGCTGCGAGTCAAGCCTATCGCCAAGCCATGATTGAAGTCGATCCGACGGTTCAGGTTTGGCAAGTGGGATGTCCCGAATTTGTCCCTTTGATTGAACAAAATCGGATTAACGATCCCTATACTTATGAGGTGGCCCGCTCCTATTTGCAACCTCTCCTGCAACAAAATATAGATACCCTGGTTTATGGCTGTACTCACTACCCGCTTTTAGATTCGGTGATTCGTCAACTGTTGCCCAAAACGGTACAAATTATTAATCCAGCCGTTCATGTGGTTCAATCTACGGCACAAGAGCTAGATTTGCTGGGTTTGCGCCATACCTGTGCGCCTAAACCGACATACTTTTGTGTCAGTGGTTCGGCTCAACAGTTTAGGAGTCGTTCTTTGGGTTGGTTAGGACATACTCCCCAAGTTCAACAGGTGGATTTGAGTTATTTGCCCATGTCTAATTCTCTGGCTTCTTAA
- a CDS encoding cation:proton antiporter: MEHFPTWVAENPIASFTLLLFASLTVPPLVERLKLPGLVGLLLAGVILGPYGLQLLDPKTETLKLLSDIGKIYLMFVAGLEIDRAAFRQTRNRSLKFGLTTFLVPLIAGTLVGQLFGFGLNASLLIGSLLASHTLLAYPLIQQFGVVRNPAIAVTVGATIFTDVSALLVLAICVSIHQGQFSWMSLILQLVSLAIYAAAVLIGLDRLGREYFERSGNEEGNQFLFVLVALFLASVGTQIIQIENIVGAFLAGVAINDVLGHGPVKEKVEFVGAVLFIPFFFVSMGLLIDIQTFLYTLANEPILVMAIAGSLIGSKFIAAWIVKGLDRYTWIETLTMWSLSLPQVAATLAAALVGFQVGLLTEAVFNSVIVLMLVTSILGPVLTERFAQQLTLSGDKPTSRDVQKDTFSTSHPLAIVVPVTNPATEPNLMAMASLLVQQQGGRVMPLAIAQTSSSLTDPRFLETLSQKRSVLQHAAQHSLNLGVETRPLLRIDLDIALGICHAAKEQEADLVLMGYGDITTLQARLLGNIIDQVFQGSPCPVAVMRLLASPSELTRILVFIWDASPDTLRLIAFAQSIATANQGTVTLKYLISPTTSPEKQAELELQLQQNLGFEFQDRPLILNIEAIANTHPATVILETARNVDLMILNARDIHPGKGLILNDWATPIIQGINCSMILVSVPN; this comes from the coding sequence ATGGAGCATTTTCCGACTTGGGTGGCAGAAAACCCGATCGCCTCATTTACGCTGTTGCTGTTTGCCAGCTTAACGGTTCCTCCCCTAGTCGAGCGGCTGAAACTGCCGGGCCTGGTGGGTTTGCTCCTGGCTGGTGTCATTCTTGGCCCCTATGGTTTGCAACTGCTCGACCCGAAAACAGAAACCCTCAAACTCCTGTCGGACATTGGCAAAATCTACCTAATGTTTGTTGCTGGTCTAGAAATTGACCGTGCCGCCTTTCGTCAAACCCGCAACCGTTCCCTAAAGTTTGGCTTAACCACGTTTTTAGTCCCGTTAATTGCCGGAACCTTGGTGGGACAACTGTTTGGGTTTGGCTTAAATGCATCCCTACTGATTGGGTCGCTGTTAGCCTCCCATACCCTGTTAGCCTATCCCCTGATTCAACAATTTGGGGTCGTGCGAAATCCGGCGATCGCCGTTACTGTCGGCGCAACCATTTTCACCGACGTTAGCGCTCTCTTGGTTTTAGCCATTTGTGTCTCCATCCATCAAGGACAATTTTCATGGATGAGTTTAATCCTACAACTGGTTTCCCTGGCGATCTATGCCGCCGCCGTTCTCATCGGTTTAGATCGCCTCGGTCGGGAATATTTTGAACGGAGCGGAAATGAAGAAGGCAATCAATTTTTATTTGTGCTTGTGGCCCTGTTTTTAGCCTCAGTGGGCACACAAATTATTCAAATTGAAAACATCGTTGGTGCGTTTCTGGCTGGAGTTGCCATTAATGATGTTCTCGGCCACGGGCCGGTTAAAGAAAAGGTAGAATTTGTGGGGGCAGTTCTGTTTATTCCCTTCTTTTTTGTCAGTATGGGATTACTGATTGATATTCAGACTTTTCTCTACACTTTGGCCAATGAACCCATATTAGTGATGGCGATCGCGGGTTCTTTAATCGGTAGCAAATTTATTGCCGCTTGGATCGTTAAAGGTCTCGATCGCTACACTTGGATCGAAACCCTCACCATGTGGTCGCTCTCTTTACCGCAAGTTGCTGCCACCCTAGCGGCTGCCTTAGTGGGGTTTCAAGTGGGACTACTGACAGAAGCAGTGTTTAATAGCGTCATTGTGCTGATGTTGGTGACCTCGATCCTCGGCCCGGTGCTAACGGAACGCTTTGCCCAGCAGTTAACCCTTTCTGGGGATAAACCGACCTCCAGGGATGTCCAGAAGGATACTTTCTCTACGTCCCATCCCCTGGCGATCGTTGTACCGGTGACCAACCCCGCGACAGAACCGAATCTGATGGCGATGGCTAGTTTACTGGTGCAACAGCAAGGGGGGCGGGTTATGCCCTTGGCGATCGCCCAAACCTCTAGCTCCCTCACCGATCCACGATTTCTAGAAACCTTATCCCAAAAGCGTTCTGTCCTCCAACACGCTGCCCAACATAGCTTAAACCTAGGCGTGGAAACCCGACCTTTACTCCGCATCGATCTCGATATTGCTCTCGGTATTTGTCATGCTGCCAAAGAACAGGAAGCCGATTTGGTCTTAATGGGGTATGGTGACATTACCACCCTACAAGCTCGTTTATTGGGCAATATCATCGATCAAGTCTTTCAAGGTAGCCCCTGTCCTGTAGCAGTGATGCGACTGTTAGCTTCTCCCAGTGAACTTACTCGCATTCTGGTGTTTATCTGGGATGCCTCGCCTGATACCCTGAGATTAATCGCTTTTGCCCAGTCCATTGCTACAGCCAATCAAGGAACCGTTACCCTCAAATATCTGATTTCTCCTACCACTTCCCCAGAGAAACAAGCAGAATTGGAGCTACAGCTACAGCAAAATCTGGGATTCGAGTTTCAAGACCGACCACTGATTCTGAATATTGAGGCGATCGCCAATACCCATCCAGCAACAGTGATTTTAGAAACCGCCCGAAACGTTGACTTAATGATTCTCAATGCCAGAGATATCCATCCGGGCAAAGGATTAATTCTCAATGATTGGGCAACTCCCATCATTCAGGGAATTAACTGTTCCATGATATTAGTATCTGTTCCTAATTAG
- a CDS encoding PAS domain S-box protein yields MTKTELTIALSEEELISLDSYCQKTNCTKTDVIREYIHSLDRRPRENLFKEVVDLRRELKEVKQEKADLELLIETITDHSSNIEDDFKNQAKAAKRETEEQFQAITEAMPVAVLISRVDNGEILYTNLTACKNFQTSEQDFLGQSIGNSCYHQQDYLHLLETFAQEGEIKGSELLCCTGDRQEFWVNASLHPLKYQGQETILWALSDIHTLKQAQADLNYAKEQLQAVLDAIPGSVSWVSCDGYYLGVNSYLAERVGLPVEDFMNQEIGFLGQQGNFEDFINRFLTSPETSISEELSLEVLGEKQYILMAGQKYNQGQAIVTVGLDITQRKEAEEALRITEENYRSIFENALEGIFQSTPEGRYMSVNPAMARIYGYDSPQEMIDSINQIEKQIYVNAKDRYWFQDKMQTDGAIQDWQYEVYRRDGQKIWLSEHTRAVHDGAGNVLYYEGIVQEITKRKQEEDDLKRQVAELRIEIDQQKRDHQVKEITQSSYFMELQSEMEMLKFDDDDF; encoded by the coding sequence GTGACCAAAACTGAATTAACCATTGCTTTATCAGAAGAAGAGCTGATAAGTCTAGATTCCTATTGTCAGAAAACCAATTGTACCAAAACCGATGTGATCCGGGAATATATTCACTCCCTCGATCGCCGGCCCAGAGAAAACCTGTTTAAAGAGGTGGTGGACTTAAGGCGGGAATTAAAAGAAGTAAAGCAAGAAAAAGCCGATCTAGAACTGCTCATCGAAACCATAACCGACCATTCTTCTAACATTGAGGATGATTTCAAAAATCAAGCCAAAGCGGCCAAGCGAGAAACCGAAGAACAGTTTCAAGCCATTACTGAAGCGATGCCGGTCGCAGTTTTAATTTCTAGAGTCGATAATGGTGAAATTTTGTATACGAACTTAACCGCGTGTAAAAATTTTCAAACTTCAGAGCAAGATTTTCTAGGTCAATCGATCGGCAACTCTTGTTACCATCAACAAGATTATCTGCATTTGTTAGAAACCTTTGCCCAAGAAGGGGAAATTAAGGGGTCGGAGTTATTGTGTTGTACTGGCGATCGCCAAGAATTTTGGGTCAACGCCTCTCTGCATCCCTTAAAGTATCAAGGACAAGAAACTATTTTGTGGGCCCTCTCCGATATTCACACCCTCAAACAAGCCCAAGCTGACCTCAACTACGCCAAAGAGCAACTACAAGCCGTATTAGATGCCATCCCCGGATCGGTGTCTTGGGTGAGTTGCGATGGGTATTATCTAGGAGTCAATTCTTACTTAGCTGAACGGGTGGGGTTACCCGTTGAAGACTTCATGAACCAAGAAATCGGTTTTCTTGGACAACAGGGAAACTTTGAAGATTTTATCAATCGCTTTCTTACCAGTCCAGAAACCAGTATTTCTGAGGAACTGAGCCTAGAAGTATTGGGGGAAAAACAATATATTTTGATGGCAGGTCAAAAGTATAATCAAGGTCAAGCCATTGTGACAGTCGGATTAGATATTACCCAACGCAAAGAAGCAGAAGAAGCCCTACGCATTACCGAAGAAAATTATCGCAGTATTTTTGAAAATGCTCTAGAAGGAATTTTCCAATCGACTCCAGAAGGCCGATATATGAGTGTTAATCCGGCCATGGCCCGAATTTATGGGTATGATTCGCCCCAAGAAATGATCGATAGTATCAATCAAATAGAAAAACAAATTTATGTGAATGCTAAAGACCGGTATTGGTTTCAGGACAAGATGCAAACCGATGGAGCCATTCAGGATTGGCAATATGAAGTGTATCGTCGGGATGGTCAGAAAATATGGCTTTCTGAACATACACGAGCGGTGCATGATGGCGCAGGAAATGTCCTCTACTATGAAGGAATTGTTCAGGAAATTACCAAACGAAAACAGGAAGAAGACGACTTGAAGCGTCAGGTAGCCGAACTACGAATCGAGATCGATCAGCAAAAGCGCGATCACCAAGTGAAAGAAATTACTCAAAGTTCCTATTTTATGGAGCTACAGTCTGAAATGGAAATGCTCAAATTTGATGATGATGATTTTTAA
- the glsA gene encoding glutaminase A yields MSDRGLQSLASSIQAVASPFRQYLNELHEKHQSNSEGAVADYIPELALANPDWFGVCAVTQDGQVFEVGDCQQSFTIQSISKAFVYGLALEDNGRDYVNSKVGVEPTGEAFNSIVLDEATNRPYNPMVNAGAIATTDLIKGNGATERLKRILDMFERYTGNALSVNVPVFLSEKSTGNRNRAMAYLMLNFGMMSDRIEETLDLYFQQCSIMVNAHDLAIMGATLANGGINPITGVQAIDSQYVQDVISVMLTCGMYDYSGEWTYRVGIPAKSGVGGGITAVVPGKLGIGTFSPLLDAKGNSVRGIKVCEDLSRDFGLHLFNARSADKDLQEWISGGDSVDEWE; encoded by the coding sequence ATGAGCGATCGCGGATTACAATCTCTAGCCAGCTCAATACAGGCAGTGGCTTCTCCCTTTCGGCAGTATCTGAATGAGCTGCATGAAAAGCATCAGAGCAACTCTGAGGGGGCTGTGGCAGACTATATCCCAGAATTAGCCCTAGCTAATCCGGACTGGTTTGGAGTCTGTGCAGTCACCCAAGATGGACAAGTGTTTGAAGTGGGGGATTGTCAGCAATCCTTTACCATTCAATCCATTTCAAAAGCCTTTGTTTATGGCTTGGCATTAGAAGATAATGGGCGCGACTATGTGAATAGCAAAGTGGGCGTTGAACCGACAGGGGAGGCCTTTAATTCCATTGTTTTGGACGAAGCGACCAACCGGCCGTATAATCCCATGGTGAATGCCGGAGCGATCGCCACCACAGACTTAATCAAAGGGAACGGAGCAACAGAACGATTAAAGCGCATTCTCGATATGTTTGAGCGCTACACCGGCAACGCCCTATCCGTGAATGTGCCCGTATTTCTATCCGAAAAAAGCACAGGCAACCGCAATCGCGCCATGGCCTATCTGATGCTCAACTTCGGCATGATGAGCGATCGCATCGAAGAAACCCTAGACCTCTATTTTCAACAATGCTCCATAATGGTCAATGCCCATGATTTAGCCATTATGGGGGCGACTCTAGCCAATGGTGGCATCAATCCCATTACCGGAGTCCAAGCTATTGACAGTCAATATGTTCAAGATGTGATCAGCGTAATGCTCACCTGTGGCATGTATGACTACTCCGGAGAATGGACGTATCGAGTCGGTATTCCCGCCAAAAGTGGAGTCGGTGGCGGTATCACTGCCGTAGTGCCTGGAAAATTAGGCATTGGCACATTCTCCCCTTTACTCGATGCCAAAGGCAATAGTGTGCGAGGGATTAAAGTCTGTGAAGACCTCTCCCGTGACTTTGGCCTGCACCTATTCAATGCGCGATCGGCAGACAAAGATCTGCAAGAATGGATTTCTGGAGGAGACTCTGTAGATGAATGGGAATAA
- a CDS encoding MinD/ParA family ATP-binding protein: MAESTGAGETPKRKPKVVSVHSYRGGTGKSNFTANLATTVALQGMRVGIVDTDVPSPGIHNLLGIEEPGKSGKTLNNYLWGEVGIEEAAYDVSDSVGLTGEGQLFLVPSSIKPDDISRILSEGYDVKLLNDGFRKLVKNLKLDYLFIDTHPGLSKETFLSIAISHILILILRPDKQDYQGTAVTVDVAQHLKVRRMLLTINKALSSLNLDVLKQKVEEAYGQPVAGVFPLSEDVVQLASEGVFCVRYPDHKISQEFQNVARMIMS; encoded by the coding sequence ATGGCGGAATCTACAGGTGCAGGTGAGACCCCGAAAAGAAAACCTAAAGTTGTCTCGGTTCACTCCTATCGCGGTGGCACGGGTAAATCAAACTTCACTGCTAATTTAGCAACAACAGTGGCCTTGCAGGGAATGCGAGTTGGTATCGTTGATACCGATGTTCCTTCTCCGGGAATTCATAACTTGTTAGGTATAGAAGAACCCGGAAAAAGTGGTAAAACTCTCAATAATTACTTGTGGGGAGAAGTCGGGATTGAAGAAGCAGCCTATGACGTGAGTGATTCCGTCGGACTCACAGGAGAAGGTCAACTATTTCTAGTCCCTTCGAGCATAAAACCAGATGATATATCCCGCATCTTGAGTGAAGGCTATGATGTGAAATTGCTCAATGATGGATTTCGTAAGCTCGTCAAAAATCTAAAACTGGATTACCTATTCATTGACACCCATCCTGGCTTATCTAAAGAGACCTTTTTATCCATTGCTATTTCCCATATTTTGATCTTGATTTTACGGCCAGATAAACAGGATTATCAAGGAACTGCGGTTACTGTCGATGTGGCACAACATTTAAAGGTTCGTCGCATGTTACTGACAATCAATAAAGCCTTAAGTAGCCTGAATTTAGATGTGCTTAAACAGAAGGTTGAAGAAGCTTATGGCCAACCTGTAGCTGGAGTTTTTCCCTTATCTGAAGATGTTGTGCAATTGGCGAGTGAAGGGGTGTTTTGTGTGAGATATCCTGACCACAAGATTAGTCAAGAATTCCAAAACGTGGCTCGAATGATTATGAGCTAA
- a CDS encoding element excision factor XisI family protein — protein sequence MDKLNRYRQIVAEYLEDFCNYDTQAQFIFDIPRDRYMVIHNEWRDQSRIYGCAMHLDIIENQIWIQHNSTEFYIERDLLRRGVEPEDIVFGFRAPSIRKLLVEDAVKKAQNLI from the coding sequence ATGGATAAGCTAAATCGATATCGCCAAATTGTTGCTGAGTATCTCGAAGACTTTTGTAACTATGATACTCAGGCTCAGTTTATTTTCGATATTCCCCGCGATCGCTACATGGTGATCCACAATGAATGGCGAGATCAATCGCGGATCTATGGCTGTGCTATGCATCTGGATATCATCGAAAATCAAATCTGGATTCAACACAATAGTACAGAATTTTATATCGAGCGCGACTTACTTCGACGGGGAGTCGAGCCAGAAGATATTGTTTTTGGATTTCGCGCTCCCAGCATTCGCAAATTATTAGTTGAAGATGCAGTAAAAAAGGCCCAAAATCTCATCTAA
- a CDS encoding element excision factor XisH family protein, protein MAKDLFDNTVKIALEKEGWQITHDPYPLRYGLVDVYNVSAF, encoded by the coding sequence ATGGCTAAAGATTTATTTGATAACACAGTTAAAATAGCGCTGGAAAAAGAGGGTTGGCAAATTACCCATGATCCCTACCCGTTACGTTATGGTCTTGTTGATGTATATAATGTTTCTGCGTTTTGA
- the menA gene encoding 2-carboxy-1,4-naphthoquinone phytyltransferase — MTTPTLPVSRRKLWLAAIKPPMYSVAVIPIGVGSAVAFAETGVFDWSIFTLFITAAILIVAWLNLTNDVFDSETGIDVNKHHSVVNLTGNKSLVFWIANALLAIAALELILIAWWQQDALILELIALAVFLGYTYQGPPFRFGYLGLGEIICFFTFGPLAVCAAYYSQNLAWSTANLKASIIIGITTSIILFCSHFHQVEDDIAAGKRSPIVRMGTRKGAILLLAACIAVFVAIALFIILGYFPQWTALSFLSIPVAIQLCHHVLTYHDQPEQVKNCKFIAVNFHFLSGLLFALGFIWG; from the coding sequence ATGACTACGCCCACCCTTCCTGTTTCCCGAAGAAAGCTATGGTTAGCTGCCATTAAGCCGCCCATGTACAGTGTTGCCGTCATTCCCATTGGGGTGGGTAGTGCCGTGGCGTTTGCGGAAACCGGGGTCTTCGACTGGTCAATTTTTACCCTGTTTATTACGGCGGCTATTCTGATTGTCGCCTGGCTGAATTTAACCAATGATGTCTTTGACTCGGAAACCGGCATCGATGTGAACAAACATCATTCTGTGGTTAATTTAACCGGTAATAAAAGCTTAGTCTTTTGGATTGCCAATGCTCTGTTAGCCATAGCTGCTCTAGAACTGATTTTGATTGCTTGGTGGCAACAGGATGCCCTGATTCTAGAACTGATTGCCCTAGCGGTTTTTCTCGGCTATACCTATCAAGGGCCTCCATTTCGTTTCGGCTATCTCGGTTTGGGCGAAATCATCTGTTTTTTTACCTTCGGCCCCTTAGCCGTCTGTGCTGCTTATTACTCCCAAAACCTGGCTTGGTCAACGGCTAACCTGAAAGCGTCGATTATTATTGGCATTACTACCAGTATTATTTTATTCTGTTCCCATTTCCATCAAGTAGAAGACGATATCGCGGCGGGAAAACGCTCTCCGATTGTTCGTATGGGGACAAGAAAGGGCGCTATTCTGTTGTTGGCTGCTTGTATCGCTGTGTTTGTGGCGATCGCCCTTTTCATCATTCTAGGCTACTTTCCCCAATGGACAGCCCTCAGTTTCCTCAGTATCCCCGTCGCCATCCAACTGTGTCATCATGTCCTAACTTATCATGACCAACCGGAACAAGTAAAAAATTGTAAGTTTATCGCCGTTAATTTTCACTTCCTCAGTGGACTTCTATTCGCTTTAGGGTTTATTTGGGGATAG
- a CDS encoding DNA-methyltransferase produces the protein MKHNNQIFTGDCREVLRQFPEHSISACITDPPYNYEFIGHKWDDPEIKRRLNRAKNSRTLVKNIPYGSGLAGGVRNARWYERVRENILNYEQWCYEWAIEVFRVCKPGAIVAAFNSTRTMAHVQIALEKAGFYARDCLVYRRSSGIPKGLNLQSKLKQKGVANSQEWEGWHSCLRNEWEAIVVVQKPLVNNYVETLLEYGVGLFHAINEDGSFQSNILEDIPREKPMDYNVHCTVKPLALMEKLIDLFVPPSSEHIVLDPFAGSGTTLVAAKRLGRSYLGIEIVPEYVDIIEKRLAETEFTSENPHSADVKPDQSYTQMLLPLDTLSDQNR, from the coding sequence ATGAAACACAATAATCAAATCTTTACGGGTGATTGCCGAGAAGTCTTACGCCAATTCCCAGAACACTCTATTTCTGCATGTATTACAGATCCACCCTACAACTATGAGTTTATTGGGCATAAATGGGACGATCCAGAGATTAAACGACGACTTAATCGAGCCAAAAATAGTAGAACTCTGGTGAAAAATATTCCTTATGGAAGTGGTTTGGCTGGGGGAGTTCGGAATGCTCGATGGTACGAGCGAGTGAGGGAAAATATTCTCAATTATGAGCAATGGTGTTATGAATGGGCAATTGAAGTATTTCGAGTGTGTAAACCGGGTGCAATTGTTGCGGCGTTTAATAGCACTCGAACCATGGCTCATGTTCAAATCGCTCTGGAAAAAGCTGGTTTTTATGCACGAGATTGTCTCGTCTATCGCCGCTCTAGTGGGATTCCTAAAGGATTGAATCTCCAATCTAAACTCAAGCAAAAAGGGGTGGCTAATTCTCAAGAGTGGGAAGGCTGGCATAGTTGTTTAAGGAATGAATGGGAAGCGATTGTGGTGGTGCAAAAACCTCTGGTGAATAACTATGTGGAAACGCTGCTAGAATATGGAGTAGGCTTGTTTCATGCGATAAATGAAGATGGTTCATTTCAATCGAATATTTTAGAGGATATTCCACGAGAAAAGCCGATGGATTATAATGTCCATTGTACAGTCAAACCTTTAGCTCTGATGGAAAAGTTGATCGATCTTTTTGTTCCCCCTTCCTCTGAGCATATTGTGTTAGATCCTTTTGCGGGTTCTGGAACAACATTGGTCGCAGCGAAAAGACTGGGACGGAGTTATTTAGGGATTGAAATTGTTCCAGAGTATGTGGACATTATTGAAAAGCGTCTGGCAGAAACAGAATTTACATCAGAAAATCCACACTCTGCTGATGTTAAACCCGATCAATCTTATACGCAGATGCTTTTGCCCTTAGATACCCTTTCAGATCAAAACCGGTGA
- a CDS encoding DUF1778 domain-containing protein: MATKTHKTSSARLEARISQETKALVQKAADLEGRTLTDFVVASVQAAAYKVIEEHQTLKLSIEDSEAFVDAILNPPKPNEALKSAALRYKQTMSV; the protein is encoded by the coding sequence ATGGCTACTAAAACTCATAAAACATCATCAGCACGGTTAGAAGCTCGTATCAGTCAGGAAACTAAGGCTCTGGTGCAAAAAGCGGCTGACTTAGAAGGACGAACGCTTACTGATTTTGTTGTTGCAAGTGTGCAAGCAGCCGCATACAAAGTTATTGAAGAACACCAAACTTTGAAGCTTAGTATTGAAGATAGTGAGGCTTTTGTAGATGCGATTCTCAATCCTCCGAAGCCGAATGAAGCTTTGAAATCGGCTGCTTTACGATACAAGCAAACGATGTCAGTTTAA
- a CDS encoding GNAT family N-acetyltransferase has protein sequence MVLKINLLDSRKHIRSSFCCGQESLDTYIRKQASQDLKKRVSTVFVLTDDPDLNVLAYYTLSSYTVNVAALEENVAKRLPRYPVLPATLLGRLAVDNGQKGKRFGELLLIDALKKSLDTTMQVASLAVIAEALDERASSFYRKYGFRPFNQEPMKLYLPMKSIEELCENLGI, from the coding sequence ATGGTTCTCAAAATTAACCTTCTTGATAGTCGCAAGCACATCCGCTCAAGTTTTTGCTGTGGGCAAGAGAGTTTAGATACTTATATTCGTAAGCAAGCCTCTCAGGATCTCAAAAAACGGGTTTCAACTGTATTTGTTTTAACTGATGATCCTGACCTGAATGTTTTGGCATACTATACGCTTTCTTCTTACACGGTCAATGTTGCAGCTTTGGAGGAGAATGTTGCTAAACGATTACCCCGTTACCCAGTCTTACCTGCAACCCTATTAGGTCGTCTTGCTGTGGATAATGGGCAAAAAGGTAAACGGTTCGGTGAACTGCTATTGATAGATGCTCTTAAAAAGTCTTTAGATACAACGATGCAAGTTGCCTCTTTAGCTGTAATAGCAGAAGCTTTGGATGAAAGAGCGTCGAGTTTTTATAGAAAGTATGGATTTAGACCATTTAATCAGGAACCGATGAAACTGTATTTGCCGATGAAATCTATTGAAGAGCTTTGCGAAAATTTGGGAATTTAG